Proteins found in one Magnolia sinica isolate HGM2019 chromosome 5, MsV1, whole genome shotgun sequence genomic segment:
- the LOC131246949 gene encoding GDSL esterase/lipase At1g29660-like, translating into MAGEVGKIWMVGLFFFLVLNMLYAVWAAPQVPCYFIFGDSLVDNGNNNRMASFARANYRPYGIDFPNGPTGRFCNGRTMTDIIAQLLGFDNFIPPYSNARAQELLGGVTYASAAAGIRDETGRQLGNRITMNGQLQNFKATVQQLAEILGDEKATADHLSKCIYSVGMGSNDYLNNYFMPLFYTSSRQYTVEQFADALIKQYSQQLQSLYNYGARKVAVIGVGQVGCSPFEISRFSINGTSCVARINNAIQLFNARLVPLIDDLNNKLAGARFIYVNAYGIFDDILRRASSYGFTVTNAGCCGVGRNNALITCLPLQTPCPNREEYVFWDAFHPTEATNVIIGRRSYRALSSSDSYPMDIQTLAQL; encoded by the exons ATGGCTGGTGAAGTTGGAAAAATATGGATGGTGGGCCTTTTTTTCTTCTTGGTGTTGAACATGTTGTATGCGGTCTGGGCCGCACCCCAGGTTCCATGCTACTTCATTTTTGGTGACTCATTGGTTGATAACGGCAACAACAATAGAATGGCTTCGTTTGCTAGAGCAAATTACCGGCCTTATGGGATTGACTTCCCTAATGGCCCCACTGGAAGGTTTTGCAATGGTCGCACCATGACGGACATCATTG CTCAGCTCTTGGGTTTTGATAATTTCATTCCGCCTTATTCAAATGCAAGAGCTCAAGAGCTTCTTGGCGGAGTAACTTACGCATCAGCGGCCGCTGGTATAAGAGATGAAACTGGGCGGCAATTG GGCAATCGCATCACTATGAATGGACAGCTACAAAATTTTAAGGCCACAGTACAACAACTAGCAGAAATATTGGGTGATGAAAAAGCCACGGCGGATCACCTAAGCAAATGCATTTACTCCGTCGGTATGGGTAGTAACGATTATCTTAACAACTATTTCATGCCTTTGTTTTACACATCGAGCCGGCAATACACGGTGGAGCAGTTTGCTGATGCTCTAATCAAACAATATTCACAGCAATTACAG AGTTTATACAATTACGGGGCGAGGAAAGTGGCTGTGATAGGAGTGGGACAAGTTGGCTGCAGCCCATTTGAAATTTCCAGGTTTAGCATCAACGGCACGTCCTGTGTCGCCAGAATCAACAATGCGATCCAGTTATTCAATGCTAGGCTTGTACCACTCATCGATGATCTCAATAACAAACTAGCTGGTGCGAGATTTATCTATGTGAATGCTTATGGGATATTCGATGACATCTTGAGACGAGCTTCGTCTTATG GTTTCACCGTTACGAATGCAGGATGCTGTGGGGTGGGAAGAAACAATGCTCTAATTACATGTCTTCCTCTTCAAACGCCATGCCCAAATAGGGAGGAGTATGTGTTTTGGGATGCATTTCATCCGACGGAGGCCACAAATGTGATAATTGGCAGGAGATCTTACCGTGCTCTGTCTTCTTCAGACTCTTACCCTATGGATATTCAAACTCTTGCTCAGCTTTGA